One Plasmodium gaboni strain SY75 chromosome 1, whole genome shotgun sequence DNA segment encodes these proteins:
- a CDS encoding putative ubiquitin carboxyl-terminal hydrolase 1, which translates to KKNEQNKDNISTRNSNHNNAHTSIGKNKKDLNNMSASKNMMDENIHKTKNSNNNINNNNNNNNNNCSSSSSSSSDTDAVERQNNNLPYSSNNNMKKKKKKKKKLKEKLNNNIKHNDIITKSCMFPANKIIKNDQFEDYEIKNSKHLLHKNVNNIYNQCEQNLSLHEDVLKDLLAKGEYNEQHMIKKKKIKNNKINKKILDNKETFLHTQIPETYDNIHTYIVDNRKNKYSPSDDENKDNASKEERAHPLKKKIKGKKNIKSNIKRVPRNKENKQERTRRIQNDNSDNNNNNNNDNLNSDEGDDNNGNDNSYDESDIYDENNNSTDNDNDNDNSTNENFNDQEENISDDHYQQSNSDNTNKENKMNIKRRTSFDKDKMRYTIHNIEDIKKKSKKIMNKNENEKYLYNSDYMNGSYDFVMQKKKEKKKKKQQESENQNEKEKEKHNDYYNNNDRHDNRNKFNKDNYNNKDNVLVNDQPFNYTKRKGKKKNKNDTLKDQYNDENIKEYFHTLIEGQVSKNIKNKKKKNSQRDCSLNKSNKEKGIKKERILHNKHFKDTDSEEDQNNKNKKKNKNNIYLKKNYDQENEKDNNEYENEKSYIKMSRPYYEEDETSYRKQNIKEWSSYTKYKENKLNLDDEVIVNKGNDQQLNRINKNEKNKEEDKYDKYKKDNKNQTDDPLYDNIKNYDNDNKGLEFFSNNFFHIKKFIEKKDSENVHMSKIENSQKEEELNLKKNNLNSSGKTEKLEKFLGIYKENNEAMDFYKSVLIEENNNMNRSKSMINKNGLNDDHRHKDNISKINRYNSDDTYIKVQNNNDNEKEIYNSDLSNDNNKKSNNNNNNNNNNNNNNNNNNNNNNNIHNNNSGDKNHRNNYNNNDIYMCKNVKNIILSLELSNEEKINEVRKILFYSSSDEKKYIMNEILNILYIYPQLYVSCIISLFYLFILDNDIFERHFNADDLVYLFNEKIDFRYAEWFLKTYLFYKYKYSDNTYTKGSTYYIKKGSPRNSIKREGSYMYVDENIKLDNIKKNDLNEGNQKGVDDNKMDDNKIDDNKIDDNKIDDDNNKTHGYDDDDNNNQNSYNTNGSTNIKKIHKNTFDPFFEKHSNSSLIDSGDDYLCDINNLSNNKKDINILWTYFESSKCVGYNECKTLLSLCLKNENETSINNISASKVRSLVISIWSNIPSSKPKRSFIKLIFNWINNKKDDLYKKKNLFYLLKSEKKNNKNLSKICFNYFLNYLIKYKDNCSNDIIYILYLIDENELKIYSRNFIQNHKINFNQFISIWNIMCILFWDTDEINNFIFLQKNKYYYYDFMLIFLKTFYDYINVNRDMREIMKMKLKKTFLTEYHQDTESPEEHMSTYQEKKDAYNKDDRLSYMKKMSLSNSSINKEDKHEDQNEYLNLFDIENIINNFNFTDFVNNEISKDNYFDSFFAASNMPIPSMSNISLTGTHTSQHDKNARHNYNSPFCHPLWRNRQEKERDLQRMKEEEERLKRRGGGVPVTEAYDIENLIFLGICIKIVICRISNLLNAKSCLQQFHYFLNHKKLGLKIFKYSNIILVYFIPFFKKYYFLWKFIEHEIDKDIMNLIKYIMDHLENMQVENIPLSICNINHNSSHMNQGISNQNGTERIYTENLHNINNNINNNVNNIYNNNKCGPSSYRHTQNIHHNINSIHNNSVNNNFNKKNDHHIRDKIEKNKSDIYLLKSTKNNMPFDHNGRLTNSNINFMKNKNLLISKQEEEKYKSFQSLNYNRIKHNNNNSIQANNIQMNNITLNNNNINLLKYKNDQNKQGEYFNLNNMKYSLYGKNKNNMNNDNITKHIFNEKNNNKDDYIGPFNNNSSYDINEEDDEHYISYDDMFRNYDSEESNISNSKNTSENFNVKDFITNLHFTNLDDDSNIISKNFFSSKKINDQKCQPKCEPKYDPKYEPKYDPKYDPKYDPKYEPKYEPKYDPKYDPKYEPKYEHQGSSIKNQNNKLINKSKYDPFASSSESSNYNEDKNIMYMYSNEQNYKNSKKILSEKKKKKSQTINHINRMDSNRPHTNEEYQEKDQSTSLIGSLGREDSFDKTSHKDNHFDHHKNNHFDHNKNNHFDHHKNNHLDLTNNHIIKNGKHMRNIKPRCSNDDNSTSKYEEHVNEHMIGKHTNRRNSLYSYPTQINKMSDQMENQKVKKNTSLEKNIHHMNDNYDEINFTEKYFENDYYGSDQHDKQNDGMNNMNNMNNMDHMNRVNPMNHMNHMNRLNHNNINDARGGGVKIKKYLMLPVDKFTFEHMSKRNYPHPPVGLMNLGNTCYLNSLLQALYSTVSFIVNLFLFKINQTNNKVMTTDRANYEMYRVQMYKQNGNLELDYFLEEIKSFFKNMLTTDKSYISADRVLNMLPVELNNRNQQDVTEVFRYIFDKLGGSEKEFLRLIFSGVVMQKVQCQKCLFISKTKEIIHDLSFPVPISTNEKLSIQKFFDTFIQKEKIYGNNKYKCSRCNKKRNALKWNEIISPPCHLILILNRYNWSFSSNEKKKIKTHVKINSKIVVNNFDYKLYGAIIHGGISASSGHYYYIGKKSERQNKKKSSWYQMNDSIVTKANSKMINKISKDLSNDHTPYVLFYRCKQAPISPDLYF; encoded by the exons aaaaaaaatgaacagaataaagataatatatcaaCAAGAAATAGTAATCATAATAATGCACATACATCTATTggtaaaaataaaaaagatcTTAACAATATGTCCGCCAGCAAAAATATGATGGATgaaaatattcataaaacaaaaaacaGCAACAACAACAtcaacaataataataataataataataataattgtagtagtagtagtagtagtagtagtGATACAGATGCTGTAGAAAgacaaaataataatcttCCTTATTcttcaaataataatatgaaaaaaaaaaaaaaaaaaaaaaaaaaattaaaagaaaaattaaataataatattaaacataatgatataattaCAAAGTCTTGTATGTTTCCAGcaaacaaaataataaaaaatgatcAGTTTGAAGATTAcgaaataaaaaattcaaaacatctcttacataaaaatgttaataatatatataaccaATGTGAACAGAATTTGTCTCTTCATGAAGATGTTTTAAAAGATTTATTAGCAAAAGGAGAATATAATGAACAACACATgatcaaaaaaaaaaaaattaaaaataataaaataaataaaaagattTTAGATAATAAAGAAACGTTTTTACATACACAAATACCAGAGACATATGATaacatacatacatatatagTTGATAATAGGAAGAATAAATATTCCCCTAgtgatgatgaaaataaagacAATGCTTCAAAAGAGGAGAGGGCTCAtcctttaaaaaaaaaaatcaaaggtaaaaaaaatattaagaGCAATATAAAAAGGGTACCTCGAAATAAGGAGAATAAACAGGAAAGAACAAGAAGAATTCAAAATGACAatagtgataataataataataataataatgataatcTTAATAGTGATGAAGGTGATGACAATAATGGTAATGATAATAGTTATGATGAAAGTGATATTTATGATGAGAACAATAACAGTACtgataatgataatgataatgataattcGACAAATGAAAACTTCAATGATcaagaagaaaatataagtGATGATCACTACCAACAAAGTAATAGtgataatacaaataaagaaaataaaatgaatattaaaagaagaaCCAGCTTTGATAAAGACAAAATGAGATATACAATACATAATAttgaagatataaaaaaaaaatccaaaaaaattatgaacaaaaatgaaaacgaaaagtatttatataatagtGATTATATGAATGGTTCATATGATTTCGTGatgcaaaaaaaaaaggaaaaaaaaaaaaaaaaacaacaaGAAAGTGAAAatcaaaatgaaaaagaaaaagaaaaacataatgactattataataataacgATCGACATGATAATCGTAATAAATTCAATaaagataattataataataaagacAACGTTCTTGTTAATGATCAACCTTTTAATTATACTAAACgtaaaggaaaaaaaaaaaataaaaacgATACATTAAAAGATCaatataatgatgaaaatataaaagaatattttcATACCTTAATAGAAGGACAAGTCTCTAAAAAcattaaaaacaaaaaaaaaaaaaattcgCAAAGAGATTGTAGTCTCAATAAATCgaataaagaaaaaggaataaaaaaagaacgAATATTACACaataaacattttaaaGATACTGATTCAGAAGAAGATCAGaacaacaaaaataaaaaaaaaaataaaaataatatttatttaaaaaaaaattatgatcaagaaaatgaaaaagataataatgaatatgaaaacgaaaaaagttatattaaaatgtcACGTCCATATTATGAAGAAGATGAAACATCATATCgtaaacaaaatattaaagaatGGTCTTcatatacaaaatataaagaaaataaattaaatttgGATGATGAAGTAATTGTGAATAAAGGAAATGACCAACAATTAAACCGTATcaataaaaatgaaaaaaataaagaagaggacaaatatgataaatacaaaaaagataataaaaatcaaACAGATGACCCActatatgataatattaaaaattacgataatgataataaagGATTAGAATTCTTTTCAAATAATTTCtttcatattaaaaaatttatagaaaaaaaagatagTGAAAATGTTCACATGTCAAAAATTGAAAATTCAcaaaaagaagaagaattaaatcttaaaaaaaataaccTGAACAGTTCAGGTAAAACAGAAAAACTTGAAAAATTCTtaggaatatataaagaaaataatgaagCTATGgatttttataaaagtGTATTGatagaagaaaataataatatgaatagATCAAAAAGtatgataaataaaaatggtTTGAATGATGATCATCGTCATAAGgataatatatctaaaaTAAATCGTTATAATAGTGATgacacatatataaaagtgcagaataataatgataatgaaaaggaaatatataattctgacctttcaaatgataataataaaaagagtaacaacaacaacaacaataataataataataataataataacaataataataacaacaacaataataatatccataataataatagtgGTGATAAGAATCATCgtaataattataataataatgatatatatatgtgtaaaaatgtaaaaaatataattttatcattaGAATTAAgtaatgaagaaaaaattaacgAAGTGagaaaaattttattttattcatccagtgatgaaaagaaatatattatgaatgaaatattaaatatattatatatatatccacAATTATATGTTTCTTGTATTATTAgtttgttttatttatttatattagATAATGATATTTTTGAAAGACATTTTAATGCTGATGATTTAGTTTACTTgtttaatgaaaaaattgATTTTAGATATGCTGAGTGGTTCttaaaaacatatttattttataaatataaatattctGATAATACATACACCAAGGGATctacatattatataaagaagGGTTCTCCAAGAAATAGTATCAAAAGAGAGGGAAGCTATATGTATGTAGATGAAAATATCAAGttagataatataaaaaaaaatgatttgAATGAAGGAAACCAAAAAGGTGttgatgataataaaatggatgataataaaattgatgataataaaattgacgataataaaattgatgatgataataataaaactCATGGTTATGAcgatgatgataataataatcagAATAGTTATAATACGAATGGCTcaacaaatataaaaaaaattcataaaAACACGTTTGATCCTTTTTTTGAGAAACATAGTAATAGCTCACTTATAGATTCAGGAGATGATTACTTGTgtgatattaataatttatcaaataataaaaaagatataaatattttatggACCTATTTTGAAAGTTCTAAATGTGTTGGTTATAATGAATGTAAAACATTATTAAGtttatgtttaaaaaatgaaaatgagacaagtattaataatattagtGCTTCTAAGGTTAGAAGTCTAGTTATATCGATATGGTCGAATATACCCTCATCAAAACCTAAACGttcatttataaaattaatatttaattggataaataataaaaaagatgatttatataaaaaaaaaaatttattttatttattaaaatctgaaaagaaaaataataagaatttatcaaaaatttgttttaattatttcttaaattatctaattaaatataaagataattgttcaaatgatattatatatatattatatctgatagatgaaaatgaattaaaaatatattctagaaattttattcaaaatcataaaataaattttaatcagtttatatctatatggaatattatgtgtatattattttggGATACAGatgaaattaataattttatatttttacaaaaaaataaatattattattatgattttatgttaatatttttaaaaactttttatgattatataaatgtaaatagAGACATGAGAGaaattatgaaaatgaaaCTGAAAAAGACATTTCTCACAGAATATCATCAAGATACTGAATCACCTGAAGAACATATGTCTACTTatcaagaaaaaaaagatgcTTATAATAAAGACGATCGTTTAAGttatatgaagaaaatgtCACTCTCCAATTCAtctataaataaagaagacAAACATGAGGATCAAAATGAATATCTTAATCTTTTTgatattgaaaatataattaataattttaatttcaCTGATTTTGTAAATAATGAGATAAGTAAAGACAATTATTTTGATTCTTTTTTTGCAGCGAGTAATATGCCTATCCCCAGCATGTCCAATATATCTCTGACAG gaACACATACAAGTCAACATGACAAGAACGCACGTCATAATTACAACTCGCCATTCTGTCATCCTCTATGGAGAAATCGTCAAGAAAAAGAACGAGATTTACAAAGAATgaaagaagaagaagaaagaTTAAAAAGAAGAGGAGGAGGGGTACCAGTAACAGAAGCTTATGATATagaaaatttaatttttttaggaatatgtataaaaatagtAATATGTAGAATAtctaatttattaaatgcTAAATCTTGTTTACAACaatttcattattttctaaatCACAAAAAGTTAGgtttaaaaatatttaaatattcaaatattatcttagtttattttattcctttttttaaaaaatattatttcttatgGAAATTTATTGAACATGAAATAGATAAAGACATTATGAAtcttataaaatatattatggATCACTTAGAAAATATGCAAGTAGAAAATATACCTTTAAgtatatgtaatattaatCATAATTCTAGTCACATGAATCAAGGTATATCAAATCAGAATGGAACTGAACGTATATATACTGAaaatttacataatataaataataatataaataataatgtcaataatatatataataataacaaatgTGGACCCTCTTCTTATCGTCATACACAAAATAttcatcataatataaatagtatacataataacagtgttaataataattttaataaaaagaatgaTCATCATATACGTGATAAGatagaaaaaaacaaaagtgatatatatttattaaaatcaacaaaaaataatatgcCATTTGATCATAATGGACGTCTTACTAATAGTAACATTAATTTTATgaagaataaaaatttgCTCATATCTAAACaggaagaagaaaaatataaaagttTTCAGAGTTTGAATTATAATAGAATcaaacataataataataatagtataCAGGCAAATAATATCcaaatgaataatattaccttaaataataataatataaacttattaaaatataaaaatgatcAAAACAAACAAGGAGAATATTTTAATCTAAACAATATgaaatattcattatatggaaaaaataaaaataatatgaataatgataatataacaaaacatatattcaacgaaaaaaataataataaagatgatTATATTGGACCCTtcaataataattcatcatatgatataaatgaagaagatgatgaacattatatttcatatgATGATATGTTTAGAAATTATGATAGTGAAGAGAgtaatatatcaaatagTAAAAATACATCAGAAAATTTTAATGTAAAAGATTTTATTACGAATTTGCATTTTACTAACTTGGATGATGatagtaatattatatccaaaaattttttttcttcaaaaaaaataaatgatcAAAAATGTCAACCAAAATGTGAACCAAAATATGACCCAAAATATGAACCAAAATATGACCCAAAATATGACCCAAAATATGACCCAAAATATGAACCAAAATATGAACCAAAATATGACCCAAAATATGACCCAAAATATGAACCAAAATATGAACATCAAGGATCATCTataaaaaatcaaaataacAAATTAATAAACAAAAGCAAATATGATCCTTTCGCATCCTCTTCAGAATCATCTAACTACAATGAAgacaaaaatattatgtatatgtattcaaatgaacaaaattataagaattcgaaaaaaatattatctgaaaaaaaaaaaaaaaaaagccAAACAATAAATCATATTAATCGTATGGATTCTAATCGACCACATACAAATGAAGAATATCAAGAAAAAGATCAATCCACAAGCTTAATTGGAAGTTTAGGAAGAGAAGATTCTTTTGATAAAACGTCACATAAAGATAATCATTTTGATcatcataaaaataatcattttgatcataataaaaataatcattttgatcatcataaaaataatcatttGGATCTAACtaataatcatattataaaaaatggaaaacacatgagaaatataaaacCTCGATGTAgtaatgatgataatagTACATCAAAATATGAAGAACATGTTAACGAACATATGATAGGTAAACATACAAACAGAAGAAATTCTTTGTATTCATATCCTacacaaataaataaaatgtcTGATCAAATGGAAAATCAAaaggtaaaaaaaaatacaagcctagaaaaaaatattcatcATATGAATGATAATTATGACGAAATAAATTTTACTGAAAAGTATTTTGAGAACGACTACTACGGGTCAGACCAACATGATAAGCAGAATGATGgtatgaataatatgaataatatgaataatatggatCATATGAATCGTGTGAATCCTATGAATCATATGAATCATATGAATCGTttaaatcataataatattaatgatgCTCGAGGGGGAGGagttaaaataaaaaaatatttaatgCTACCTGTAGATAAATTTACATTTGAACATATGAGTAAAAGAAATTATCCACATCCACCTGTAGGACTAATGAATCTAGGAAATACATGTTATTTAAATAGTTTATTACAAGCGTTATATAGTACTGTGTCTTTTATAgtaaatttatttttgtttaaaataaatcaaaCGAATAATAAGGTCATGACAACAGATCGTGCTAATTATGAAATGTATAGAGTTCAAATGTATAAGCAAAATGGAAATCTCGAATTAGATTATTTTTTAGAAGAAATCaaatctttttttaaaaatatgttaaCAACAGATAAGTCATATATATCTGCAGATAGAGTTTTAAATATGTTACCTGTTGAACTAAATAATAGAAATCAACAAGATGTAACAGAAGTttttagatatatatttgataaattAGGTGGATCAGAAAAAGAATTCTTAAGATTAATTTTCTCAGGGGTTGTAATGCAAAAAGTACAATGTCAAAAATGTCTATTCATTTcaaaaacaaaagaaataataCATGATCTCTCATTCCCTGTACCTATAAGTACCaatgaaaaattatcaaTTCAAAAGTTTTTTGATACATTTATTcagaaagaaaaaatatacggaaataataaatacaaatgTTCAAgatgtaataaaaaaagaaatgcCTTAAAGTGGAATGAAATCATATCACCTCCTTGTCACTTGATACTAATCCTTAACCG TTATAATTGGTCGTTTAGCTCGAAcgaaaaaaagaaaatcaAGACGCACGTTAAAATAAACTCAAAAATTGTAGTTAATAATTTTGACTACAAATTATATGGAGCAATAATACATGGTGGGATATCAGCATCATCAGgacattattattatataggGAAAAAATCAGAAAgacaaaataaaaaaaaaagttcATGGTATCAAATGAATGATTCTATAGTGACAAAAGCAAATTCAAAAATgattaataaaatatcaaaaGATTTATCAAATGATCACACTCCATATGTTTTGTTTTATCGTTGTAAGCAAGCACCAATATCTCCAGATTTGTACTTCTAA
- a CDS encoding 4-hydroxy-3-methylbut-2-enyl diphosphate reductase, with protein sequence MSVTTFCTVPKTDKCNIYISKRAFSVFIFYFSFFLFFQFYFVCPSFSVIIHESKKKKTTMRRKTPILQLFENCITTKKNGNFYSSKRYITNYYNVPLKIQKKNQVPNVMKSFFLYGPNGKYNYVTNIIKEKNKTPFSFFLYNKYFLANAQIKKCNYHQEINKMNIKKDGNKKIYIHTKRDTNQSDTNQSHINQSHINQSHINQSDTNQSDINQSDTNQSDTNQSDTNQSDINHSDTNQSDTNQSYTNQPNEKKSENFNDVKNPNDRDTKKILYLINPRGFCKGVSRAIETVEECLKLFKPPIYVKHKIVHNDIVCKRLEEEGAIFIEDLNDVPDESILIYSAHGISPQIREIAKKKKLIEIDATCPLVNKVHVYVKMKSKENYDIILIGYKNHVEVIGTYNEAPHCTHIVENINDVEKLNFQTNKKLFYVTQTTLSMDDCALIVQKLKNKYPHIETIPSGSICYATTNRQTALNQICTKCDLTIVVGSSSSSNAKKLVYSSQIRNVPAVLLNTVNDLDHQILHNVNKIALTSAASTPEEETQKFVNLLTNHPFNYTLQYFDGVQENVPKWKLPKNLMDMIKEREQRKK encoded by the coding sequence atgtcAGTTACCACATTTTGTACTGTACCAAAAACTGACAAGTgcaatatttatatttcaaaaaGGGCTTTCTCtgtgtttatattttatttttctttttttttattcttccaattttattttgtatgTCCATCATTTAGTGTTATCATTCATgaaagtaaaaaaaaaaaaactacCATGAGAAGAAAGACTCCAATACTACaattatttgaaaattgtataacaacaaaaaaaaatggaaatttttattcttcaaaaagatatataactaattattataatgtcCCTTTAAAaatccaaaaaaaaaatcaagTGCCAAATGTTATgaaatctttttttttgtatggaccaaatggaaaatataattatgttacaaatattattaaagaaaagaataaaacacctttttcatttttcttatataataaatatttcttagCAAACGCAcagataaaaaaatgtaattatcatcaagaaattaataaaatgaatatcAAAAAGGATGgcaataaaaaaatatatattcacaCAAAAAGGGATACAAATCAAAGTGATACAAATCAAAGTCATATAAATCAAAGTCATATAAATCAAAGTCATATAAATCAAAGTGATACAAACCAAAGTGATATAAATCAAAGTGATACAAATCAAAGTGATACAAATCAAAGTGATACAAACCAAAGTGATATAAATCATAGTGATACAAACCAAAGTGATACAAACCAAAGTTATACAAATCAACCAAATGAGAAAAAATCTGAAAATTTTAATGATGTAAAAAATCCAAATGATAGAgatacaaaaaaaatattatatttaattaacCCACGTGGATTCTGCAAAGGTGTTAGTAGAGCTATAGAAACAGTAGAAGAGTGCTTAAAACTGTTTAAACCCCCTATATATgtaaaacataaaatagTTCATAATGATATTGTTTGTAAACGATTAGAAGAAGAAGGAGCAATATTTATTGAAGATTTAAATGATGTTCCAGATGAAAgtatattaatatattcagCACATGGTATTAGTCCTCAAATAAGAGAAAtagcaaaaaaaaaaaaattaatagaAATAGATGCTACATGTCCTCTTGTTAATAAAGTACatgtatatgtaaaaatgaaatctaaagaaaattatgatattattcttatagGATATAAAAATCATGTAGAAGTTATAGGTACATATAATGAAGCACCACATTGTACACATATTgttgaaaatattaatgatgtagagaaattaaatttccaaacaaataaaaaattattctATGTAACACAAACAACATTAAGTATGGATGATTGTGCACTTATTGTTCAAAAacttaaaaataaataccCACATATTGAAACAATACCTAGTGGATCCATATGTTATGCTACAACAAATAGACAAACAGCTCTTAATCAAATATGCACAAAATGTGATCTAACTATAGTTGTTGGTAGTTCTTCATCTTCTAATGCAAAAAAATTAGTTTATTCATCACAAATTAGAAATGTACCAGCTGTATTACTTAATACAGTAAATGATTTAGATCATCAGATACTTCATAATGTTAATAAAATCGCATTAACATCAGCAGCATCAACACCAGAAGAAGAAACACAAAAATTTGTGAACCTACTAACAAACCATCCCTTTAATTATACCTTACAATATTTTGACGGTGTTCAAGAAAATGTACCCAAATGGAAGCTTCCAAAAAATCTCATGGACATGATAAAAGAAAGGGAGCAAcgaaaaaaataa